From Wolbachia endosymbiont (group A) of Longitarsus flavicornis, the proteins below share one genomic window:
- a CDS encoding IS5 family transposase (programmed frameshift): MRSLYPSNISRERFEIILPDLESCRKKTKPRKLDLYDVFCGVLYVLKSVCQWRMLPKEFPKWRNCYDYFKKWSEKPDANKESVLELVLKKIVGVVRQNNGRKEKTSFCIIDAQSVKNADTAEEKGYDAGKKISGIKRHIAVDTQGLPHAIYVTTAEITDRSSAVRMVENAKENLSGVKNVLVDAGYTGENFATQIKATIGATVEVIKRSELHTFAVLPKRWVVERSFAWLEKCRRLWKNCERKLNTSLQMVVLAFTALFLKRL; the protein is encoded by the exons ATGAGGAGTTTATACCCAAGTAATATAAGTCGGGAAAGATTTGAGATTATATTACCAGATCTAGAGTCCTGTAGAAAAAAAACAAAACCAAGAAAACTTGATTTGTATGATGTATTTTGTGGAGTGTTATACGTTCTGAAAAGCGTTTGTCAGTGGAGAATGCTACCAAAAGAGTTTCCAAAATGGCGCAATTGTTACGACTATTTTAAGAAGTGGAGTGAAAAACCAGATGCAAATAAAGAAAGTGTTCTGGAGCTGGTGTTA AAAAAAATAGTTGGCGTAGTCCGACAAAACAATGGTCGGAAAGAAAAAACCAGCTTCTGCATAATTGATGCACAGAGTGTAAAAAATGCAGATACTGCTGAAGAAAAAGGCTACGATGCAGGCAAAAAGATTTCAGGAATAAAACGCCATATTGCAGTAGATACGCAAGGTTTGCCACATGCAATTTATGTAACAACAGCAGAGATAACTGACCGTAGCAGTGCTGTGAGAATGGTAGAAAATGCAAAAGAAAACCTCTCGGGAGTTAAAAATGTACTGGTTGATGCAGGCTATACGGGAGAGAATTTTGCAACACAAATAAAAGCAACTATTGGTGCAACTGTTGAGGTAATAAAACGCAGTGAATTACATACCTTTGCTGTATTGCCAAAAAGATGGGTTGTAGAGCGTTCTTTTGCTTGGTTGGAAAAATGTAGACGGTTATGGAAAAATTGCGAGCGTAAACTCAACACCAGCTTGCAAATGGTAGTTCTTGCTTTCACTGCTTTGTTCCTCAAAAGATTATGA
- a CDS encoding transposase DNA-binding-containing protein has protein sequence MIETSTSVQYTDGLGDKWLERELKHINLGDIRLNKRLIKTSYCIEGKASESKL, from the coding sequence ATGATAGAAACAAGTACAAGCGTGCAATATACAGATGGCTTAGGGGATAAATGGCTGGAAAGAGAGTTAAAACACATTAATTTGGGAGATATAAGGCTTAATAAAAGACTTATAAAAACAAGTTATTGCATAGAGGGTAAGGCATCTGAATCAAAGCTGTAG
- a CDS encoding SGNH/GDSL hydrolase family protein, translated as MTNKNDNSNSKYRNFYVLGDSLSDNGAIIGILNNLSFAKSVKFDDPFYQGRSFSNGPTAVEYIAKYLDLDEFKPGWSYSFFGRCHEQQGQNYAVSYATASEIFDPIFSYFFNKFRLANQLDAVIKHHPDIGKEDLFCIIIGGNDVMVATAYDDTKAEEVLEQAVSEICNALKVLNEHGVKHVVVANAPEVGSIPAFNRDEEARELATKLTESFNAKLANGLDYMKKSTNLEIKAFDLNSKMKSMLSEYKSKGLNCQDACTSNIADQIGRFKENIKILLKLIFKGELDIHYNPECSKETLKDYFFFDYFHPTAELHHEVGNEMYELI; from the coding sequence ATGACAAACAAAAATGACAATTCTAATTCAAAGTATAGAAATTTTTATGTTCTGGGTGATAGCTTATCCGATAATGGCGCAATCATTGGAATTTTAAATAATTTATCCTTTGCAAAAAGCGTAAAATTTGATGATCCTTTTTATCAAGGAAGATCTTTTAGCAATGGCCCTACTGCTGTTGAATATATAGCAAAATATTTAGATTTAGATGAATTTAAACCTGGGTGGAGTTATTCATTTTTTGGGAGATGCCACGAACAGCAAGGTCAGAATTACGCAGTTTCATATGCAACAGCATCTGAAATTTTTGACCCTATTTTTTCTTATTTCTTCAATAAATTTCGTTTAGCTAACCAGCTAGATGCGGTAATTAAACATCATCCAGATATAGGTAAAGAAGATTTATTTTGCATCATAATCGGCGGAAATGATGTTATGGTTGCCACTGCTTATGATGATACTAAAGCGGAAGAAGTGTTGGAACAAGCAGTGAGTGAAATATGTAATGCACTTAAGGTTCTAAATGAACATGGTGTTAAGCATGTAGTTGTTGCAAACGCACCTGAAGTTGGCTCAATACCAGCTTTTAATAGAGATGAAGAAGCAAGGGAACTAGCTACAAAGCTCACAGAGAGTTTCAATGCAAAATTGGCTAATGGCTTAGATTATATGAAGAAAAGTACAAATCTTGAAATAAAAGCATTTGATCTTAACTCTAAAATGAAAAGTATGCTTAGCGAATACAAGAGCAAAGGTTTAAATTGTCAAGATGCATGCACATCGAACATTGCAGACCAAATTGGGAGATTTAAAGAAAATATAAAAATACTCTTAAAGTTGATATTTAAAGGGGAACTTGACATTCACTATAACCCTGAGTGTAGCAAAGAAACACTAAAGGATTATTTCTTTTTTGATTATTTTCATCCAACTGCAGAACTTCATCATGAAGTTGGTAATGAAATGTATGAGTTGATTTAA